Proteins found in one Maridesulfovibrio sp. genomic segment:
- a CDS encoding ribonuclease J, whose protein sequence is MSDPQLTVCPLGGLGEIGLNCMMLSTEQTSVVIDCGLIFPDDALFGVDIAIPRFDHILTKKDILKGIVLTHGHEDHIGALPWLLPYIDVPVYGSRFTLGLVENKLREHNLENYVDLREVKPHDRVKLGDMTFNFFPVCHSIIEGYALGIETPVGRVVHTGDFKIDRNPLDGHATDLEAISKFSEPGVTLLFSDSTNVEQEGHALTEREIKSSMRDLFEEAEGRILVTLFSSHIQRMQEIFDLAGETGRKVGVSGKSLARNIDLARDLGKLCFPGGTLIDLEDLPDYCDEEIVLLVTGSQGEALASLSRLSTGDHRQLSIKEGDLVLMSSRFIPGNTKAITRVINRLYKLGAEVLYEKVQGIHASGHAHREELRTMLETVRPKYFIPVHGEYRHLIKHSRLAVETGIAPERALVIEDGEPVTFLLHGIRFEENVPVRCTLVDGKGVGDVGQTVLKERQLLAGEGLVIVALVVDVNTGEILKGPEVISKGFVFEQQYSHLLEDAKCIVLDVFENIPPGHTNKLKERIRSALRRFFRKVLGRDPVVIPLVISLTGDEEKDIDAKCDKCIL, encoded by the coding sequence AGAGCAGACCTCGGTGGTTATCGACTGCGGGCTGATCTTCCCTGACGACGCGCTTTTTGGAGTGGACATAGCCATCCCGCGCTTCGACCATATTCTCACTAAAAAAGATATCCTCAAAGGGATAGTACTTACCCACGGACATGAGGATCATATCGGGGCTTTGCCATGGCTGCTCCCTTATATTGATGTTCCGGTATACGGTTCCAGATTTACTCTCGGACTGGTTGAAAACAAACTGCGTGAGCACAATCTCGAAAACTATGTGGACCTGCGTGAAGTAAAACCCCATGACCGCGTGAAACTGGGCGACATGACTTTCAATTTCTTCCCGGTCTGCCACTCCATAATCGAAGGATACGCGCTGGGTATAGAAACCCCCGTAGGCCGAGTGGTCCACACCGGCGATTTCAAAATCGATCGCAATCCGCTGGACGGACATGCCACCGACCTTGAAGCAATCAGCAAATTTTCAGAGCCGGGTGTGACCCTGCTCTTCTCTGATTCCACCAACGTGGAACAGGAAGGACACGCCCTCACCGAAAGGGAAATCAAAAGTTCCATGCGTGATCTTTTCGAGGAAGCGGAAGGACGCATTCTGGTTACCCTCTTCTCCAGTCATATCCAGCGCATGCAGGAAATCTTCGACCTTGCCGGAGAAACAGGACGAAAAGTCGGAGTCAGCGGAAAATCACTTGCCCGCAACATCGATCTTGCCCGCGATCTTGGAAAACTATGCTTTCCGGGCGGAACACTTATCGATCTGGAAGACCTTCCCGACTACTGTGACGAAGAAATTGTCCTCTTAGTCACAGGATCGCAAGGCGAAGCACTGGCCTCACTCTCACGCCTTTCAACCGGAGACCATCGCCAGCTTTCCATTAAGGAAGGCGACCTCGTACTCATGTCTTCACGCTTTATACCAGGCAACACCAAGGCCATCACCAGAGTTATAAACCGACTCTATAAACTCGGCGCGGAAGTCCTTTACGAAAAGGTTCAGGGCATCCATGCCTCCGGCCACGCCCACCGTGAAGAACTGCGAACCATGCTCGAAACCGTAAGGCCCAAATATTTCATTCCCGTGCACGGGGAATACCGCCATTTAATCAAACATTCCCGTCTTGCCGTCGAAACCGGCATCGCTCCGGAACGGGCTTTGGTTATCGAAGACGGTGAACCGGTAACGTTCCTGCTGCATGGAATACGCTTCGAGGAAAATGTCCCCGTTCGCTGCACTCTTGTAGACGGCAAGGGCGTTGGCGATGTAGGCCAGACGGTCCTTAAAGAGCGGCAATTACTGGCCGGTGAAGGTTTAGTTATCGTCGCACTGGTGGTGGACGTCAACACAGGTGAGATCCTCAAGGGACCTGAAGTTATCTCCAAGGGTTTTGTTTTTGAACAGCAATATTCACACCTGCTGGAAGATGCAAAATGCATTGTCCTTGATGTTTTTGAAAATATTCCCCCCGGACATACAAACAAACTCAAGGAGCGCATCCGCTCTGCCCTGCGACGTTTTTTCCGTAAGGTGCTTGGTCGCGACCCCGTGGTTATTCCGCTGGTTATATCCCTGACCGGAGACGAAGAAAAAGACATTGACGCCAAATGCGACAAATGCATCCTCTAA
- a CDS encoding fumarylacetoacetate hydrolase family protein, with the protein MKVYRIRHGEKIFYATLEDGYFQNLATGQPASVPIPVSECTLLPVVVPSKIICVGLNYKAHAAELGMPIPDDPMIFLKPPSSVVGDNDAILLPSASKQVDFEGELAIIMGQTSKNVMEQDVGPKIFGYTCANDVTARDFQRIDTLFTRAKGFDTFAPIGPCIETDIEVGGLGIRTIVNDKVRQEGNISDMQYSPAELVSYISHIMTLNPGDVILTGTPPGIGTLSPGDRVEVEIEGIGKLSNPVVDEDSLKTPVQ; encoded by the coding sequence ATGAAAGTATACAGAATAAGGCACGGCGAAAAAATATTCTACGCCACCCTGGAGGATGGTTATTTCCAAAACCTCGCAACAGGACAGCCCGCATCTGTTCCTATTCCAGTTTCAGAATGCACACTGCTGCCGGTTGTTGTCCCATCTAAAATCATCTGTGTAGGACTCAACTATAAAGCCCATGCGGCTGAGCTGGGAATGCCCATCCCAGACGATCCGATGATTTTCTTGAAACCGCCCTCTTCCGTGGTGGGGGATAACGATGCCATACTTCTTCCTTCTGCTTCGAAGCAGGTCGATTTTGAAGGAGAACTGGCAATAATCATGGGCCAAACCAGCAAAAATGTCATGGAGCAAGATGTCGGACCGAAAATTTTCGGGTACACCTGCGCCAACGATGTGACCGCACGCGATTTTCAGAGGATCGATACTCTTTTCACCAGAGCCAAGGGCTTTGATACCTTTGCTCCTATCGGCCCCTGTATTGAAACGGATATAGAGGTAGGCGGACTGGGTATCCGTACTATAGTTAATGATAAGGTCCGGCAGGAAGGCAACATCTCTGACATGCAGTACAGCCCGGCGGAACTGGTCAGCTACATCTCGCACATCATGACTCTCAATCCCGGTGACGTAATCCTGACCGGTACCCCACCGGGGATAGGCACCCTGAGCCCCGGCGACAGGGTCGAAGTAGAGATTGAAGGGATAGGCAAACTCAGTAATCCCGTTGTTGACGAGGATTCGCTGAAAACGCCCGTTCAGTAA
- the rpsB gene encoding 30S ribosomal protein S2, whose translation MAYVTMKQMLETGVHFGHQTRRWNPKMRPYIFGARNGIHIMDLQQTVKLFRKAHDFIADSVAKGGKVLFIGTKRQAQEAIAAEASRAGMFHVTHRWMGGTLTNFQTIKKSIDRLKKLEEMFEDGSIKRFPKKEIVMMGREVKKLNLALGGIKDLNGAPAVAFVIDPKREQIAIQECRKLGIPVVAVVDSNCDPDMVDYLIPGNDDAIRAIKLFASHMADACLEGAARRKEDKAMEAEETKAAEKAVETEKAEETPQEAK comes from the coding sequence ATGGCATACGTAACTATGAAACAGATGCTGGAGACCGGCGTTCACTTCGGTCACCAGACCCGCAGATGGAATCCCAAAATGCGCCCCTACATTTTCGGTGCACGTAACGGCATTCACATTATGGACCTGCAGCAGACAGTTAAGCTTTTCCGTAAAGCTCACGACTTCATCGCTGACAGCGTTGCAAAAGGCGGTAAAGTTCTTTTCATCGGTACCAAACGTCAGGCTCAGGAAGCAATCGCTGCTGAAGCAAGCCGTGCAGGCATGTTCCACGTGACTCACCGCTGGATGGGCGGAACTCTTACCAACTTCCAGACCATCAAAAAAAGCATCGATCGCCTTAAAAAGCTCGAAGAAATGTTTGAAGACGGTTCCATCAAACGTTTCCCCAAAAAGGAAATCGTAATGATGGGTCGTGAGGTTAAAAAACTTAACCTCGCACTCGGCGGCATCAAAGACCTCAACGGTGCACCCGCTGTAGCTTTCGTAATCGATCCCAAACGCGAACAGATCGCAATTCAGGAATGCCGCAAACTCGGTATCCCCGTTGTTGCTGTTGTAGACTCCAACTGCGATCCCGATATGGTTGATTACCTCATCCCCGGCAACGATGACGCTATCCGCGCCATTAAGCTTTTCGCTTCCCACATGGCTGATGCCTGCCTCGAAGGCGCAGCACGCCGCAAGGAAGACAAAGCTATGGAAGCTGAAGAAACCAAAGCTGCTGAGAAAGCTGTAGAAACTGAAAAAGCTGAAGAAACTCCTCAGGAGGCAAAATAA
- the tsf gene encoding translation elongation factor Ts has protein sequence MAITAQMVKALREKTGVGMMDCKKALAECDGDEEKAIKHLREKGLAKAAKKAGRATSEGLVGTYTHSNGKLVAMVELMCETDFVAKAEQFIQLSKDLAMQVAATNPVCVKPEDLPQEMLEKEKEIYKQQAIAEGKPENIAEKIVEGRVNKYYKEVCLLEQPFIKDDKKTIKDLLNDTIAVLGENMQIGRFARINLAEAAADESEAE, from the coding sequence ATGGCTATTACCGCACAGATGGTTAAGGCCCTGCGCGAAAAGACAGGCGTAGGAATGATGGATTGCAAAAAAGCTCTCGCAGAATGCGATGGTGATGAAGAAAAAGCAATCAAACACCTGCGTGAAAAAGGTCTCGCCAAAGCTGCCAAGAAAGCAGGTCGCGCTACCAGTGAAGGCCTTGTCGGCACATACACCCACAGCAACGGCAAACTCGTTGCTATGGTTGAACTTATGTGTGAAACAGACTTCGTTGCTAAAGCTGAACAGTTCATCCAGCTTTCCAAAGATCTCGCAATGCAGGTTGCAGCAACCAATCCGGTTTGTGTAAAGCCTGAAGATCTTCCTCAGGAAATGCTTGAAAAAGAAAAAGAAATCTACAAGCAGCAGGCAATTGCCGAAGGCAAGCCTGAAAACATCGCTGAAAAGATCGTTGAAGGTCGTGTAAACAAATACTACAAAGAAGTATGCCTTCTTGAGCAGCCCTTCATCAAGGACGACAAGAAGACAATCAAAGACCTTCTCAACGACACCATCGCGGTTCTCGGTGAGAACATGCAGATCGGACGCTTTGCCCGCATCAACCTTGCGGAAGCAGCAGCCGACGAAAGCGAAGCTGAATAA
- the pyrH gene encoding UMP kinase has translation MDKLRYSRVMIKLSGEALAGDQQFGIKPSAISQFAGEIAEVAKKGLQIALVIGGGNIFRGMSDSAKGMDRASADYMGMLATIMNALAVQDALEKLGCDTRVMSAIPMQAVAEPYIRRRAVRHLEKGRVVICAAGTGNPYFTTDTAAALRAMELKTEAIIKATKVDGVYDKDPMKYDDAVKFESITYLETLEKRLGVMDSTATSLAMDNNMPIIVFNLFEKGNIERVVKGEKIGTIVHGG, from the coding sequence ATGGACAAATTGCGCTATTCACGGGTAATGATCAAACTCAGCGGTGAGGCACTGGCCGGAGACCAACAGTTCGGTATCAAACCTTCGGCAATCAGCCAGTTTGCAGGCGAGATTGCAGAGGTTGCGAAGAAAGGACTCCAGATAGCTCTGGTCATCGGCGGCGGTAATATTTTCCGCGGCATGTCTGACTCGGCAAAGGGCATGGATCGCGCTTCCGCGGATTATATGGGAATGCTGGCTACAATCATGAACGCACTTGCCGTTCAGGATGCGCTTGAAAAACTCGGATGTGACACAAGGGTTATGTCCGCTATCCCCATGCAGGCCGTAGCAGAGCCTTACATTCGCCGCAGAGCCGTGCGTCACCTTGAAAAAGGCAGAGTCGTAATCTGCGCTGCCGGTACCGGTAACCCCTATTTCACTACCGACACCGCAGCAGCGCTTAGAGCTATGGAACTCAAAACCGAGGCCATCATCAAGGCGACTAAAGTTGACGGTGTTTACGACAAAGACCCGATGAAGTACGATGATGCAGTTAAATTTGAATCTATCACCTACCTTGAAACTCTGGAAAAGAGACTGGGCGTAATGGACTCCACCGCCACTTCACTGGCCATGGACAACAACATGCCAATTATTGTTTTCAACCTTTTCGAGAAAGGAAATATCGAACGGGTTGTTAAAGGTGAGAAGATCGGAACAATTGTTCACGGAGGATAA
- the frr gene encoding ribosome recycling factor, translating to MIKEVLADGKKRMEGALTALENDFAKLRTGRAATSLVDNVSVDYYGTPTPINQLASVSIPDSRTISIQPWDKGAFPLIEKALQQSDLGLNPVNDGIVLRISIPPLTEERRKDLVKIAKKYTEDSKIAIRNVRRDMNDTLKKLEKDKDISEDEQRKAQDDVQKLTDDTVKKCDAACVEKEKEILEI from the coding sequence ATGATTAAAGAAGTTCTTGCCGACGGCAAAAAAAGAATGGAAGGCGCTCTGACCGCACTGGAAAATGATTTCGCCAAATTGCGCACCGGTCGCGCTGCCACCTCTCTGGTGGATAATGTCTCCGTTGATTATTACGGAACTCCCACACCGATTAACCAGTTGGCTTCCGTTTCCATACCGGATTCCCGTACCATATCCATCCAGCCTTGGGACAAAGGCGCTTTTCCTCTTATTGAAAAAGCCCTGCAGCAGTCTGACCTCGGCTTGAATCCTGTTAACGACGGTATTGTTCTGCGTATCTCTATTCCTCCCCTTACCGAGGAACGCCGCAAGGATCTGGTAAAGATTGCTAAAAAATATACCGAAGATTCTAAAATCGCTATCCGCAATGTTCGTCGTGATATGAACGACACACTGAAGAAGCTGGAAAAAGACAAAGATATCTCCGAAGATGAACAGCGCAAAGCACAGGACGATGTCCAGAAGCTGACTGATGACACCGTTAAGAAATGCGATGCAGCATGTGTTGAAAAAGAAAAGGAAATTCTGGAAATTTAA
- a CDS encoding isoprenyl transferase, with translation MMPRHIAVIMDGNGRWAKSRGLKRSEGHKAGTEAAKNIVTRCRELGIEHLTLYTFSKENWARPKDEIATLFELLQIFLKKELSSLREQDIRLKILGELSEFPFGVRQVVAHTIKKTENCKSMTLNLALNYSGRDELVRACRKMISEGISKDKITENSLSDYLYTAGQPDPDLIIRTSGEQRLSNYLLYQAAYSELYFTDVYWPDFTPEELDKALDDFAGRQRRFGKTGEQI, from the coding sequence ATGATGCCCAGACATATCGCCGTTATTATGGACGGTAATGGACGATGGGCCAAATCAAGGGGACTCAAACGAAGCGAAGGCCACAAGGCCGGAACTGAAGCAGCGAAAAATATCGTCACCAGATGCCGTGAACTCGGTATTGAACACCTGACTCTTTATACCTTTTCCAAAGAGAACTGGGCCAGGCCGAAAGATGAAATCGCAACGCTTTTTGAGCTTCTGCAAATCTTCCTAAAAAAAGAATTGTCCAGCCTGCGTGAGCAGGATATACGCCTGAAAATACTTGGGGAACTCTCAGAGTTCCCCTTTGGCGTGAGACAAGTCGTGGCCCATACCATAAAAAAAACGGAAAACTGCAAATCCATGACCCTTAATCTGGCCCTGAATTATTCCGGGCGGGATGAGCTTGTCAGGGCATGCAGGAAAATGATTTCCGAAGGAATCAGCAAAGATAAAATTACCGAGAATTCACTGTCCGACTATTTGTACACGGCCGGACAGCCAGATCCGGACCTGATTATCCGCACCAGCGGAGAGCAGCGACTTTCCAACTACCTGCTCTATCAGGCCGCTTACTCGGAACTATACTTCACCGATGTCTATTGGCCGGACTTTACTCCCGAAGAACTGGACAAGGCCCTGGACGACTTTGCCGGACGACAGCGCCGCTTTGGAAAGACCGGTGAACAAATTTAA
- a CDS encoding SH3 domain-containing protein, which produces MSSKLVPYLVVSFALCLMATGCIPQTNRQQNNVVQTAVRTETVVIDPIVTGKTLMKSNVRQVSSSKADIVDILTKDTQVELIGKNGNWYKVKRLDGKGHPGFVYHRLINLDFANYLGARGRNKEKTVVYQAPTKKSPTVLILQPQTAFDIMGVEDNFYRIKGEGFEGFALTKACVADPMTPIAKTETRTISAPCPTDAGKQTASATHSSQKSKTQINTNVRTRKKTTTQKSSGQSAAASFFGAFANALLTGGGGAQNGGVAAQSSNDQLKNILKSVSAGKELAAKTVEIREQMLQALNETRALQSLVGATVAAMNDNYKIAAETARGVSSTGMKKISIKAFIKDLSYEPTDTIESASVKIAENGKMLKALETNIKSRAADFSELNNQQVQNLDSIIGSFANNLHASNALYDFSIDKANNVILRIDRAINAYDEKAGPMAAEAAKQAGVIALATTELVSIISNAQNNPIRALTAIPRMIEIQEELTNLTTLFADFQADYDYIEENSAIITGQGKDISKIIMTARRKNTQVTTLLESYYQKKLALSSRLKKKMATQTAAGFKTVEKKAASVALAEDMLD; this is translated from the coding sequence ATGTCATCTAAATTGGTACCATACCTAGTGGTGTCCTTTGCTCTATGCCTGATGGCAACCGGGTGCATTCCACAGACTAACAGACAGCAGAACAACGTAGTCCAAACTGCCGTACGCACAGAAACGGTTGTCATCGATCCTATTGTGACAGGCAAAACATTAATGAAAAGTAATGTCCGCCAGGTTTCATCATCAAAGGCGGATATAGTCGATATTCTGACCAAAGACACGCAGGTTGAACTTATCGGTAAAAACGGTAACTGGTATAAAGTTAAGCGTCTGGACGGCAAAGGTCATCCCGGATTCGTATATCACCGACTGATCAATCTCGATTTCGCCAACTACCTCGGTGCAAGAGGACGCAACAAAGAAAAGACTGTTGTCTATCAGGCTCCTACTAAAAAATCCCCAACTGTTCTGATTCTCCAGCCGCAAACAGCTTTTGACATCATGGGGGTTGAAGATAATTTTTACCGGATTAAAGGGGAAGGATTCGAAGGGTTCGCTTTGACCAAAGCTTGCGTTGCAGATCCGATGACCCCCATCGCGAAGACCGAAACCCGAACAATCAGCGCTCCCTGCCCTACAGATGCAGGAAAACAGACCGCTTCCGCAACACACTCAAGTCAAAAAAGCAAAACTCAAATCAACACAAATGTCCGGACCCGAAAAAAAACCACAACCCAAAAAAGCAGTGGGCAAAGTGCAGCAGCTTCATTTTTCGGAGCTTTCGCAAACGCCCTGCTCACAGGGGGAGGCGGAGCACAGAATGGCGGTGTTGCAGCTCAATCTTCAAACGACCAGCTTAAAAATATCCTCAAAAGCGTAAGTGCCGGTAAAGAACTAGCCGCGAAAACAGTTGAAATCCGGGAACAAATGCTGCAAGCCCTGAATGAAACACGGGCGTTGCAATCACTTGTAGGCGCGACTGTTGCCGCGATGAATGACAACTACAAAATCGCTGCCGAGACTGCTCGCGGGGTTAGCTCCACCGGGATGAAGAAGATTTCCATCAAGGCATTTATCAAAGACCTGTCCTATGAACCCACAGACACGATTGAAAGTGCATCGGTCAAGATTGCAGAAAATGGTAAAATGCTTAAAGCTCTGGAAACCAATATCAAGTCCAGAGCGGCAGATTTCTCTGAGCTAAACAACCAGCAGGTACAGAATCTGGACTCAATTATCGGTTCGTTCGCTAATAACCTGCATGCTTCAAACGCGCTTTACGACTTCAGTATCGATAAGGCTAATAATGTTATTCTGCGCATCGACCGGGCGATCAACGCTTACGATGAAAAGGCCGGCCCCATGGCCGCAGAAGCAGCAAAGCAGGCCGGCGTCATAGCACTGGCCACAACCGAACTGGTATCAATCATTAGCAATGCTCAAAACAATCCAATCCGGGCTCTGACCGCGATCCCGCGCATGATAGAAATTCAGGAAGAACTGACAAATCTGACAACCCTCTTTGCCGACTTTCAAGCGGATTATGACTACATAGAAGAAAATTCAGCCATTATTACCGGGCAGGGCAAAGATATCAGCAAAATAATCATGACCGCGCGCAGAAAAAATACTCAGGTAACCACACTGCTGGAGTCCTATTACCAGAAGAAATTGGCTCTGAGTAGCAGACTTAAGAAAAAGATGGCCACCCAGACTGCGGCAGGATTTAAAACCGTAGAAAAAAAAGCTGCCTCTGTTGCTTTAGCGGAAGACATGTTAGACTAG
- a CDS encoding HD domain-containing phosphohydrolase: MSRKGLSDSGAREFKKVAEKAFASSKGTEYEEVVGQLCHDMMQAHNRDLKAKDELVDRLTEIGLALSGETRLERLLEMIVDEARVLTQADAGTLYIVDRESRKLEFSILQNDTMQVRMGGTSGNEITLPPVPLYTSGNTPNRSNVSSYCALTGETINIADVYEAEGFDFTGPRKYDAATGYRSKSMLVLALKNHEQDIIGVLQLLNALDEDGEIIEFSPDVVDIVGSLASQAAIALTNAQLLQGLKDLLYSVIQSIAAAIDAKSPYTNGHIERVVTLTMMIADKINSLQDEKFGDVSFTEDEMEELKLAAWMHDVGKISIPEHVVDKSTKLETIFDRAEMVNARFRLIAEIIKNRQLEETVAALSRGASSSELVEIEMRYAVELEQVEDDRRFVAACNIPKEFMSDERIARIDGIAARTYESNGETFNWLTEDEVNNLVIRKGTLTEKERKVIESHARITHEMLLRLPFPKRLSRVPEYAAGHHEKLDGSGYPYGIGKDKLPLQARIMAVADIFEALTAKDRPYKKPMKLSQAIKILGFMVKDNHIDGDVCKLFIDSGLYMDYAKAELAPTQFEED, from the coding sequence GTGTCGCGGAAAGGCCTATCAGATTCAGGAGCACGGGAATTTAAGAAAGTTGCTGAAAAAGCTTTCGCCAGTTCAAAGGGAACCGAGTATGAGGAAGTAGTAGGGCAGTTGTGTCATGATATGATGCAAGCACATAATCGTGACCTTAAGGCCAAAGATGAATTGGTAGATAGGCTTACAGAAATCGGTCTGGCTCTTTCCGGGGAAACTCGGCTTGAACGTTTATTGGAAATGATCGTCGATGAGGCAAGGGTTCTGACCCAAGCTGATGCCGGAACTCTGTATATTGTTGACCGCGAAAGTCGCAAGCTTGAATTTTCCATCCTCCAGAATGACACAATGCAGGTAAGGATGGGCGGAACCAGTGGTAATGAAATAACCCTTCCTCCTGTCCCTCTTTATACTTCCGGCAACACCCCCAACCGTTCCAATGTCTCTTCATACTGCGCTTTGACAGGGGAAACGATCAATATCGCAGATGTTTACGAAGCTGAAGGGTTTGATTTTACCGGGCCGCGCAAATATGATGCGGCTACCGGATACCGTTCCAAATCCATGCTCGTGCTGGCTCTGAAAAATCATGAGCAGGATATCATCGGTGTATTGCAGCTTTTGAATGCGCTTGATGAGGACGGGGAGATAATTGAATTCTCTCCTGATGTGGTGGATATTGTCGGCTCTCTGGCTTCACAGGCCGCGATTGCCTTGACCAATGCTCAGCTCCTGCAGGGTCTTAAAGATCTGCTCTATTCCGTTATCCAGAGTATTGCAGCCGCTATTGACGCCAAATCCCCTTACACCAACGGTCATATTGAACGGGTAGTGACCTTGACAATGATGATTGCCGATAAGATCAATTCTCTTCAGGATGAAAAATTCGGTGATGTTTCCTTTACCGAAGATGAGATGGAGGAATTGAAGCTAGCCGCATGGATGCATGATGTGGGCAAAATTTCCATTCCCGAACATGTGGTCGATAAATCCACAAAGCTGGAAACCATTTTTGATCGTGCCGAAATGGTGAATGCGCGGTTTCGGCTAATTGCGGAGATTATCAAGAATAGGCAGCTGGAAGAAACTGTTGCGGCCCTTTCCCGCGGAGCTTCTTCTTCCGAACTGGTGGAAATTGAAATGCGTTATGCGGTTGAACTTGAGCAGGTGGAGGATGACCGTAGGTTTGTCGCTGCCTGCAATATCCCCAAGGAATTTATGTCGGATGAGCGAATAGCGCGGATTGATGGGATTGCAGCTAGAACCTATGAAAGTAACGGCGAAACGTTCAATTGGTTGACCGAAGATGAAGTCAACAACCTTGTTATCCGCAAAGGAACCCTCACGGAGAAAGAACGCAAGGTCATTGAAAGCCATGCGCGGATAACTCATGAAATGCTCCTGCGTCTGCCGTTTCCTAAACGCCTTTCCCGAGTTCCGGAATACGCCGCCGGGCATCATGAAAAGTTAGACGGCTCCGGTTATCCATATGGTATAGGTAAGGATAAGCTGCCTCTACAGGCTCGCATCATGGCTGTTGCTGATATTTTTGAGGCTTTAACCGCTAAGGATCGCCCGTACAAAAAACCGATGAAACTTTCACAGGCTATTAAAATTCTGGGCTTCATGGTCAAGGATAATCATATTGATGGGGACGTCTGCAAGCTGTTTATCGATTCTGGACTGTATATGGATTATGCCAAAGCCGAGCTTGCCCCAACACAATTTGAGGAAGATTAG
- a CDS encoding phosphatidate cytidylyltransferase yields MPLTSLQKRIITALLLVAALTAALIMGGLVLTGGLAIFCTIALHEFYAMFWQDNSHLVSRIVGMAAGAGVILTSSAVSPVWMLLILLGAFWLFNFRFLFSFSAKPDQATYVDSLILFSGLVYIPVTMQFMTSMSSWEILFVLLAASSSDTIAFYAGTFLGKKKIWPRISPKKSWAGSIGGFLGCIVCCSLYGYYFGHAPILYWAALAAVLNIGSQMGDFFESALKRKLNIKDSGKILPGHGGVLDRIDSLVLALPVYILARQIHAFF; encoded by the coding sequence ATGCCCTTAACCAGCCTTCAAAAAAGAATTATCACCGCACTGCTATTGGTAGCAGCCCTGACCGCCGCCCTAATCATGGGCGGACTTGTTTTGACAGGAGGGCTGGCAATTTTCTGCACAATCGCCCTCCACGAATTTTACGCCATGTTCTGGCAGGACAATTCCCACCTTGTTTCACGAATTGTGGGTATGGCCGCCGGCGCAGGAGTCATCCTGACCTCCTCCGCTGTTTCGCCGGTCTGGATGCTCCTGATTCTGCTGGGAGCCTTCTGGCTATTCAACTTCCGCTTTTTATTCTCCTTCAGCGCCAAACCGGATCAGGCAACATATGTTGACAGCCTGATTCTTTTTTCCGGGCTGGTATACATACCGGTTACCATGCAGTTTATGACCTCCATGAGCAGCTGGGAAATACTTTTTGTACTTCTTGCAGCATCCTCCTCGGACACAATCGCTTTTTATGCCGGAACATTTTTAGGCAAAAAAAAGATCTGGCCCCGGATAAGCCCAAAAAAATCATGGGCCGGTTCAATCGGAGGATTTCTGGGTTGCATCGTCTGCTGCTCTTTGTACGGATACTATTTCGGGCACGCCCCCATCCTTTACTGGGCAGCACTTGCGGCCGTACTTAATATCGGTTCCCAAATGGGCGACTTCTTCGAATCTGCCCTCAAGAGAAAACTTAACATCAAAGACTCCGGTAAGATATTGCCCGGACACGGCGGTGTTCTGGACCGCATCGACAGTCTTGTGCTTGCCTTGCCAGTATACATTCTGGCAAGACAGATTCACGCATTCTTTTAA